Proteins encoded within one genomic window of Acidovorax sp. 107:
- a CDS encoding cation diffusion facilitator family transporter codes for MGKGSDHALPAAGNEKALRYALMLTGGFMLAEVIGGVMLNSLALLSDAAHMFTDVAALAIALAAIRVGRRDVDDRRTFGYHRFEILAAAFNALLLFGVAAYILYEAWQRWSNPPAVQTTGVLVIAVLGTIVNLVSMRLLSSGKDSSLNVKGAYLEVWSDLLGSIGVIVGALVILFTGWNWVDTVIAVAIGLWVLPRTWILLKETLNILLEGVPEGIDLPQLKRALLDLPGVVSLHELHVWAVSSAKTSLSAHVVYNPQAADPGTMLAAVNQLLAKQFEITHTTIQLETQACGTAAAGTSNAGADHWKAPV; via the coding sequence ATGGGAAAAGGTTCCGACCACGCTTTGCCAGCGGCAGGAAACGAAAAGGCTTTGCGCTACGCGCTGATGCTCACCGGCGGTTTCATGCTGGCAGAGGTCATTGGCGGCGTCATGCTCAACAGCCTGGCTCTGCTGTCCGATGCCGCACACATGTTCACCGACGTGGCGGCGCTGGCCATTGCGCTGGCGGCCATTCGGGTCGGGCGCCGGGATGTCGACGACCGGCGCACCTTTGGCTACCACCGATTTGAGATCCTGGCCGCCGCGTTCAATGCCTTACTCCTGTTTGGCGTTGCGGCGTACATCCTTTATGAGGCGTGGCAACGCTGGAGCAACCCGCCGGCAGTCCAGACCACTGGGGTGCTGGTGATCGCTGTACTGGGCACGATCGTCAACCTCGTGAGCATGCGCCTTCTGTCCTCAGGCAAGGATTCCAGCCTCAACGTCAAAGGAGCCTACCTTGAAGTCTGGAGCGACCTGCTCGGCTCGATTGGGGTCATCGTGGGGGCGCTGGTCATTCTGTTCACAGGGTGGAACTGGGTCGACACCGTCATTGCCGTGGCCATCGGCTTGTGGGTGCTGCCGCGCACCTGGATCCTCCTGAAAGAGACGCTCAACATCCTGCTCGAAGGCGTCCCCGAAGGCATCGATCTGCCTCAGCTCAAGCGTGCGCTCCTGGACCTGCCAGGGGTGGTGTCCTTGCATGAACTGCATGTCTGGGCGGTCAGCAGCGCCAAGACCAGCCTGAGCGCTCACGTCGTGTACAACCCGCAAGCGGCAGACCCTGGCACCATGCTGGCCGCCGTCAACCAGTTGCTGGCGAAGCAATTCGAGATCACCCACACCACCATTCAGTTGGAAACCCAAGCCTGCGGTACGGCTGCCGCCGGCACTTCGAATGCTGGTGCGGATCACTGGAAAGCACCCGTGTGA
- a CDS encoding DUF4148 domain-containing protein — protein MTVRKPLALSLIALAIAAPGLASASALYHPAGGEVGMTTHPDHVQSNVSRGEVLQSVEAARKDGTLAILSRGGALPVKATGGSKTREQVQQEYLNMSAAEKQRNQELYGAGG, from the coding sequence ATGACCGTTCGCAAACCCCTCGCACTCTCCCTGATTGCCCTGGCCATTGCGGCCCCAGGCTTGGCATCTGCTTCGGCGCTCTACCATCCAGCCGGTGGCGAAGTGGGAATGACCACCCATCCCGACCACGTCCAAAGCAACGTGTCCCGTGGCGAAGTGCTTCAGTCTGTAGAAGCCGCGCGCAAGGACGGTACGCTGGCGATCTTGTCTCGCGGTGGTGCACTGCCTGTCAAAGCAACGGGTGGCTCCAAGACGCGTGAGCAGGTGCAGCAGGAGTACCTGAACATGTCAGCCGCTGAGAAGCAGCGCAACCAGGAACTGTACGGCGCGGGCGGCTGA
- the czcI gene encoding cation efflux protein, CzcI family, translating to MRRLIVVFMLALLPFQFSWSAVAAYCMHENSTDQAQHLGHHEHKHEAKSGVGQADKTSQGTDMSDVDCSVCHGAGIGALNWSCAKHRVSHDSRVDSPSGERLAAVTPTPPDRPQWPVLA from the coding sequence ATGCGCCGCCTGATCGTCGTTTTTATGCTTGCATTGCTCCCGTTCCAGTTCAGCTGGTCCGCGGTGGCTGCTTATTGCATGCACGAGAACTCGACCGACCAGGCCCAGCACCTTGGGCATCACGAGCACAAGCACGAAGCCAAAAGCGGGGTCGGCCAAGCCGACAAGACCAGCCAAGGCACCGACATGTCCGATGTCGACTGCTCGGTTTGCCATGGTGCCGGCATCGGGGCCCTCAACTGGTCCTGCGCCAAACATCGCGTCTCCCATGACAGCCGCGTGGACTCACCGTCGGGCGAGCGCCTGGCGGCTGTAACGCCCACACCTCCCGACCGCCCACAGTGGCCCGTCCTCGCCTGA
- a CDS encoding DNA-binding protein → MARAGIYKSEVLRARDRLISQGKYPSIDAVRVELGNTGSKVTIHRYLKEIEDEEAAATAPKISISDELAELVGRLSTRLEFDANARVVALMEEFNAKEAQYKASLETSKSETAAARRQLEQTQLELARERESLEHANRELALKAIEQAQLVEQTTQLQTRLESAQAHSQSLEEKHTHAREALEHFREASKEQRERELRQHEQQLQYLQTELTKANAAVSANQQQMRNDHQQNQALARELGQARSQLQSLETQLQAAQQTALGLAEVPQQLEDLTAKALSREQDLARLQADLLQATQRNLELERQLAATSAADAARQQLTADLMRRLDTLQAPQSHTNA, encoded by the coding sequence ATGGCCAGAGCCGGAATCTACAAGTCTGAGGTGCTGCGAGCCAGGGATAGGCTGATCAGCCAAGGCAAGTACCCGTCCATCGATGCGGTGCGCGTCGAGTTGGGCAATACCGGCTCCAAGGTGACCATCCACAGGTACCTCAAGGAAATCGAGGACGAGGAAGCCGCCGCTACGGCACCGAAAATCAGCATCAGCGATGAGCTCGCGGAATTGGTAGGCCGCCTGTCCACCAGGTTGGAGTTTGATGCCAATGCGAGGGTCGTTGCACTGATGGAGGAGTTCAACGCCAAGGAAGCGCAGTACAAGGCCAGCCTGGAGACCTCCAAGAGCGAAACAGCCGCGGCCAGGCGGCAGCTGGAGCAGACCCAACTGGAGTTGGCCAGGGAACGCGAATCCCTCGAGCACGCCAACAGGGAGTTGGCCCTCAAGGCGATCGAGCAGGCCCAACTGGTCGAGCAAACGACCCAGCTGCAGACCCGGCTTGAGAGTGCCCAAGCACACAGCCAGTCCCTGGAAGAGAAGCACACCCATGCCAGGGAGGCTCTGGAGCATTTCCGCGAAGCGTCCAAGGAGCAGCGCGAGCGCGAGCTACGCCAGCACGAGCAGCAACTGCAGTACCTGCAGACGGAACTGACTAAGGCCAATGCGGCTGTCTCGGCCAATCAGCAGCAGATGCGCAACGACCACCAGCAGAACCAGGCACTCGCGCGGGAGTTGGGTCAGGCCAGGTCGCAACTCCAGAGCCTGGAAACGCAGCTGCAGGCGGCGCAGCAAACTGCCCTCGGCCTTGCCGAAGTACCCCAGCAACTTGAAGATTTGACTGCGAAGGCCTTGAGTCGAGAGCAAGACCTCGCCCGTCTGCAGGCGGATCTGCTTCAGGCCACTCAGCGCAATCTGGAGCTGGAGCGGCAACTCGCAGCAACAAGCGCGGCTGACGCGGCGCGCCAGCAGCTGACGGCGGATCTGATGCGCCGCCTGGATACGTTGCAGGCGCCGCAAAGCCACACCAACGCATGA
- a CDS encoding CusA/CzcA family heavy metal efflux RND transporter, with translation MFEKLIRFSIEQRWLVLLAALGMAALGVFSYQKLPIDAVPDITNVQVQINTQAAGYSPLETEQRVTYPIETVMAGLPNLEQTRSLSRYGLSQVTVIFKDGTDIYFARQLVNERIQEARDRLPAGITPALGPISTGLGEIYLWTVETKDGAKKPDGSPYTPTDLREIQDWIIKPQLRNVPGVTEINSIGGFAKEYQIAPIPERLASLGVTLQDVVTALDRNNGNVGAGYIEKRGEQYLIRAPGQVKSLEDIGNVILSSANGVPVRVRDVADVGIGRELRTGAATDNGREVVLGTVFMLIGENSRTVSQAVDKKMLEVNKSLPEGVHAVTVYDRTVLVDKAINTVKKNLLEGAVLVIVILFLFLGNIRAAVITAMVIPLSMLFTFTGMVHYKVSANLMSLGALDFGIIIDGAVVIVENCVRRLAHAQAHHGRPLTRAERFHEVFLASQESRRPLLFGQLIIMVVYLPIFALTGVEGKMFHPMAFTVVAALVGAMILSVTFIPAAVALFIGNRVSEKENFLLGHAKRLYGPMLDRVMGAKTLVLTIAAVAVVLCGLIATRMGSEFVPNLNEGDFAIQALRIPGTSLSQSVAMQQQIEKTLKAKFPEIERIFARTGTAEIASDPMPPNISDGYIMLKPMDEWPEPRKTRDELLAAIQEVIGKIPGNNYEFSQPIQLRFNELISGVRSDVAVKIFGDDMDVLNKSAEEVSAMLQKIQGSSEVKVEQTTGLPMLTVNIDRQKAARYGLNVADIQDTVATAIGGREAGTMFEGDRRFDILVRLPEALRNDLEGMKRLPIPLPRSAGGTEAKTNFIPLGEVASFELAPGPNQVSRENGKRRIVVSTNVRGRDVGSFVAEAEQGLAQIKIPTGYWTSWGGTFENLQSATKRLQIVVPVSLLLVFVLLFAMFGNAKDGLLVFTGIPFALTGGILALWLRDIPMSISAAVGFIALSGVAVLNGLVMISYIRSLREGGVGLDEAIRDGALTRLRPVLMTALVASLGFIPMAIATGTGAEVQRPLATVVIGGILSSTLLTLLVLPILYRLAHRPDEEAEDVSAEPSHPDAPKPV, from the coding sequence ATGTTTGAAAAACTTATCCGATTCTCGATCGAGCAGCGATGGCTGGTGCTGCTGGCGGCCCTGGGCATGGCGGCGCTGGGCGTCTTCAGCTACCAGAAGCTGCCCATCGACGCGGTCCCCGACATCACCAACGTCCAGGTTCAGATCAACACCCAGGCCGCCGGTTATTCGCCTCTGGAGACCGAGCAGCGGGTCACGTATCCCATCGAGACAGTCATGGCCGGCCTGCCGAACCTGGAGCAGACCAGGTCGCTGTCACGGTACGGACTGTCGCAAGTGACCGTCATCTTCAAAGACGGAACCGACATCTATTTCGCGCGCCAGTTGGTCAATGAGCGCATCCAGGAAGCCAGAGACCGGCTGCCCGCCGGCATCACGCCAGCCCTGGGGCCCATCTCAACCGGTTTGGGCGAGATCTATCTGTGGACCGTCGAAACCAAGGATGGGGCCAAGAAGCCCGATGGCAGTCCCTACACCCCGACCGACCTGCGCGAGATCCAGGACTGGATCATCAAGCCGCAGCTGCGAAACGTTCCTGGCGTGACCGAAATCAACTCCATTGGCGGCTTTGCCAAGGAGTACCAGATCGCCCCCATCCCGGAACGACTGGCCTCGCTGGGCGTGACGCTGCAAGACGTCGTCACGGCACTGGACCGCAACAACGGCAACGTGGGCGCTGGGTATATCGAAAAGCGCGGCGAGCAGTACCTGATTCGCGCCCCTGGACAGGTCAAGTCGCTGGAGGACATCGGCAACGTGATCCTCAGCAGTGCCAACGGTGTTCCTGTGCGCGTGCGCGACGTGGCCGACGTGGGCATTGGCCGGGAGCTGCGAACGGGTGCCGCAACCGACAACGGGCGCGAGGTGGTTCTCGGCACGGTGTTCATGCTGATCGGAGAAAACAGCCGGACCGTCTCGCAGGCAGTGGACAAGAAGATGCTGGAGGTCAACAAGAGCCTCCCAGAGGGCGTGCACGCGGTGACGGTCTATGACCGCACCGTGCTCGTCGACAAGGCCATCAATACCGTCAAGAAGAACTTGCTGGAAGGCGCGGTACTGGTGATCGTGATCCTGTTCCTCTTTCTGGGCAATATCCGGGCCGCAGTCATCACGGCAATGGTCATCCCCTTGTCGATGCTCTTCACGTTCACCGGGATGGTCCACTACAAGGTGAGTGCCAACCTGATGAGCCTGGGGGCCCTGGACTTCGGCATCATCATTGACGGAGCTGTGGTGATCGTGGAGAACTGCGTTCGGCGGCTCGCCCATGCGCAGGCGCACCACGGCCGGCCGTTGACGCGGGCCGAGCGCTTTCATGAAGTGTTCCTGGCATCCCAGGAGTCGCGCCGCCCATTGCTGTTCGGACAGCTCATCATCATGGTGGTGTACCTGCCCATCTTCGCGCTGACGGGCGTGGAAGGGAAGATGTTCCACCCCATGGCCTTCACGGTGGTTGCCGCTTTGGTGGGCGCGATGATCCTTTCTGTGACCTTCATCCCGGCAGCTGTGGCCCTCTTCATCGGCAATCGGGTCAGCGAGAAGGAGAACTTTTTGCTGGGCCACGCCAAGCGCCTGTACGGCCCCATGCTTGATCGCGTGATGGGCGCCAAAACGCTGGTTCTCACCATTGCCGCGGTTGCCGTGGTCCTGTGCGGACTGATCGCGACCCGCATGGGCAGCGAGTTTGTACCCAACCTCAATGAAGGCGACTTCGCGATCCAGGCACTGCGCATTCCGGGCACCAGCCTTTCCCAGTCGGTGGCGATGCAGCAGCAGATCGAAAAGACGCTGAAAGCGAAGTTCCCCGAAATCGAGCGCATCTTCGCCAGAACCGGTACTGCGGAGATTGCTTCGGACCCCATGCCGCCGAACATTTCGGACGGGTACATCATGCTCAAGCCGATGGATGAATGGCCCGAGCCTCGAAAGACCCGTGATGAGCTGCTCGCGGCGATCCAGGAAGTCATTGGCAAGATCCCCGGCAACAACTACGAGTTCTCCCAGCCCATTCAGCTGCGATTCAACGAGCTGATCTCAGGGGTGCGCAGTGACGTGGCCGTGAAGATTTTCGGTGACGACATGGACGTGTTGAACAAGTCCGCTGAAGAAGTCTCCGCCATGCTGCAAAAGATCCAGGGCTCCTCCGAGGTCAAGGTCGAGCAGACGACGGGCCTTCCGATGCTCACGGTGAACATCGACCGCCAGAAGGCAGCGCGCTACGGGCTGAACGTTGCCGACATCCAGGACACCGTGGCCACGGCCATCGGTGGTCGTGAGGCCGGCACCATGTTCGAGGGGGACCGCCGGTTCGACATCCTGGTTCGCCTGCCTGAGGCGCTTCGCAATGACCTGGAAGGCATGAAGCGGCTACCCATACCGTTGCCGCGGTCTGCCGGTGGCACGGAAGCCAAGACGAATTTCATCCCATTGGGTGAGGTCGCATCGTTCGAGCTGGCACCCGGCCCCAACCAGGTCAGCCGAGAGAACGGCAAGCGCCGCATTGTCGTGAGCACCAACGTGCGCGGACGGGATGTGGGCTCGTTCGTTGCAGAGGCCGAGCAAGGCCTGGCGCAGATCAAGATCCCCACCGGCTACTGGACGAGCTGGGGTGGCACCTTTGAGAACCTGCAGTCAGCCACCAAGCGCCTGCAGATCGTTGTACCGGTCTCCCTGCTGCTGGTCTTCGTGCTGCTGTTCGCGATGTTCGGCAATGCCAAGGACGGTTTGCTGGTCTTCACCGGCATCCCATTCGCATTGACAGGGGGCATCCTGGCGCTGTGGCTTCGGGACATTCCGATGTCCATCTCCGCGGCCGTTGGCTTCATCGCGCTCTCTGGGGTGGCAGTGCTCAACGGCCTGGTGATGATTTCCTACATCCGCAGCCTGAGGGAAGGCGGTGTCGGCCTGGACGAAGCGATCAGGGATGGCGCCCTGACCCGCTTGCGCCCGGTGCTGATGACCGCCCTGGTGGCCTCGCTGGGATTCATTCCCATGGCCATCGCCACAGGCACCGGCGCGGAAGTCCAGCGTCCTCTGGCCACCGTGGTGATCGGTGGAATTCTTTCATCCACGCTGCTCACGCTGCTCGTGCTGCCGATTCTTTACCGGCTGGCCCACAGGCCCGATGAAGAAGCCGAGGACGTGTCTGCCGAGCCCTCCCACCCGGACGCACCGAAGCCTGTGTAG
- a CDS encoding DUF4148 domain-containing protein yields MKARFALIAFSLAATATASFASTAFHTSPSQEEGATFVPSHLGRTVSREDVQQNVLVAQQNGSLHWISRGYPATYPLVKAPVSNKSRQQVLDELQAAQKGPATTNGVRDLGGEIGWVEAHQAP; encoded by the coding sequence ATGAAAGCTCGTTTCGCCCTCATCGCATTCAGCCTGGCAGCCACTGCTACGGCGTCTTTCGCTTCGACCGCGTTTCACACCAGTCCTAGCCAGGAAGAAGGTGCCACTTTCGTGCCATCTCACCTGGGCCGCACCGTCAGCCGTGAAGACGTCCAGCAAAACGTGCTCGTTGCGCAGCAAAACGGTTCGTTGCACTGGATCAGCCGCGGCTACCCCGCCACCTATCCACTGGTCAAAGCACCGGTGTCAAACAAGAGCAGGCAACAGGTTCTGGATGAACTTCAAGCTGCTCAAAAGGGCCCCGCCACTACGAATGGCGTGCGCGACCTGGGCGGCGAGATCGGCTGGGTCGAAGCCCACCAGGCGCCGTGA
- a CDS encoding YkvA family protein — translation MSITCDLRTWARRIKRDGVTLWFAGKNPRTPWYAKALGVFVVAYALSPIDLIPDFIPVLGYLDDVLLLPGLIWVAIKLLPADVLAECRTQADEWMASKAAKPTSKVGAVVVVLLWLAACLGAWYWWKSGMTG, via the coding sequence ATGAGCATCACATGCGATCTAAGAACCTGGGCAAGGCGGATCAAACGCGATGGAGTGACGCTGTGGTTTGCAGGAAAGAATCCACGCACCCCCTGGTACGCAAAGGCCCTTGGAGTGTTTGTCGTGGCGTACGCGCTCAGCCCGATCGACCTGATTCCGGATTTCATACCAGTGCTGGGGTACTTGGATGATGTATTGCTGCTCCCCGGCCTGATATGGGTCGCTATCAAACTTTTGCCGGCGGACGTCCTGGCTGAATGCAGAACACAAGCCGATGAGTGGATGGCTTCCAAAGCAGCAAAGCCGACCAGCAAAGTCGGCGCAGTCGTTGTTGTACTACTGTGGCTCGCTGCCTGCTTGGGCGCCTGGTATTGGTGGAAGTCGGGCATGACTGGCTGA
- a CDS encoding TolC family protein, whose product MFKGIYLQGKPHAWGGRTKFRLAAGAAAILLTFSGGASSQGMSQGTVGGVQAPQTAAVSPAEPLSLAKAIELALDGNPEVAAATRQLEATEGQILQGHSRPNPELAYSLEDARSKTRTQSWQLNLPVELGGKRAARTKAAEKSREQAQAQLAELKATVRANVAAAYFDVLTAQERLALAKDSVALAKSSTDTVAKRVAAGKVSPVEESKARVAEAGVRVELAQAASEQRNALSRLFALLGQINAPFTVLEGKADHLPAVPPLADLQPLISSSPGVVLARIEVDRRQALTALEQSKRVPDVTVSVGMQRSNETQRNVLLFGVSVPLPVFDRNQGNLLEALKLEDKARDELQAATVRLHSEVAQARERLSTITAEIQSLQQDVLPGAKSAYDAATIGFENGKFNFLEVLDAQRTYFTAKSQYLKALGEAHRAAADVDRLLGASTVSGLIATHN is encoded by the coding sequence ATGTTCAAGGGTATTTACCTTCAAGGAAAGCCGCACGCATGGGGCGGCCGCACGAAATTCAGGCTCGCAGCAGGTGCCGCGGCCATATTGCTGACCTTCTCGGGCGGGGCCTCTTCTCAGGGCATGTCGCAAGGCACAGTCGGTGGAGTACAGGCGCCCCAGACTGCCGCGGTGTCTCCCGCTGAGCCTCTGTCGCTGGCCAAGGCCATCGAGTTGGCCTTGGACGGGAATCCAGAGGTGGCTGCCGCTACCCGCCAGTTGGAGGCAACAGAAGGGCAGATTCTTCAAGGGCACTCACGCCCCAATCCCGAGCTTGCCTATTCGCTGGAAGACGCACGCTCCAAAACACGTACGCAAAGCTGGCAACTCAACCTCCCCGTGGAATTGGGTGGAAAGCGCGCAGCGCGTACCAAGGCGGCCGAAAAATCACGCGAGCAGGCACAGGCCCAGCTCGCTGAGCTGAAGGCCACCGTGCGAGCCAATGTGGCCGCAGCCTACTTCGACGTCCTGACGGCGCAGGAGCGATTGGCGCTCGCCAAAGACAGCGTGGCATTGGCCAAGTCGTCAACGGATACCGTAGCCAAGCGCGTAGCCGCTGGCAAGGTATCACCTGTGGAAGAGTCCAAGGCCCGCGTTGCGGAAGCCGGCGTTCGCGTCGAGCTCGCACAGGCAGCCAGCGAACAACGCAATGCACTGTCTCGCCTGTTTGCGCTGTTGGGACAGATCAACGCGCCGTTCACCGTCCTCGAGGGCAAAGCCGACCACCTTCCCGCGGTACCGCCCCTCGCCGATCTTCAGCCCTTGATTTCTTCTTCGCCAGGCGTTGTCCTTGCGCGGATCGAGGTGGATCGGCGCCAGGCCCTGACTGCACTGGAGCAAAGCAAGCGCGTGCCCGATGTCACCGTCAGCGTCGGCATGCAGCGCAGCAACGAGACCCAACGCAACGTCCTGCTGTTTGGTGTCTCCGTGCCTCTGCCTGTGTTTGACCGCAACCAGGGCAACCTGCTGGAAGCTCTCAAGCTTGAGGACAAGGCCCGCGACGAGTTGCAAGCGGCCACGGTACGCCTGCACAGCGAAGTGGCGCAGGCGCGCGAACGCCTTTCGACCATCACTGCGGAGATCCAGTCGCTGCAACAGGACGTTCTGCCCGGCGCGAAGTCGGCCTACGACGCGGCCACCATTGGCTTCGAGAACGGAAAGTTCAACTTCCTGGAGGTGCTCGATGCCCAGCGCACCTACTTCACCGCCAAATCCCAGTACCTCAAAGCCCTGGGCGAGGCACACCGCGCGGCGGCGGATGTCGACCGCCTGCTTGGGGCCAGCACGGTTTCCGGATTGATCGCAACGCACAACTGA
- a CDS encoding efflux RND transporter periplasmic adaptor subunit, with amino-acid sequence MTMNISTSSISKKHLIAIAVVLALGVGAGAFILQGGGKPTAVAAEGDGHGHGSHTEAKGHGDGEHHGKGGEKGHDDDKGHADGEHHEKSQAKGPHGGTVFKEGDFSLEALLSEDGGEPRLRIWLSDKDKPLPLNTVTVTATVTRPTDDKQNLTFAAEKDSLVSREIVAEPHAFDIEIIAQTATEPFMFVMSKEEGKIELTDAQIKAASITVDSASAANIKTALLLPGEIRLNEDRTSHVVPRLAGVVESVSASLGQVVKKGQVLAAIASPTASEQRSELQTAQKRLALAKTTYEREKKLWEQKVSAEQDYLQARQALSEAEVAVANANQKLSALGLSTSSESGLNRIELRAPFDGIVIEKHLSLGEAVKEDAAVFTISDLATVWAEINVPAKDLPSVRVGEKVTIKATAFDASATGTVAFVGALIGEQTRTAKARVVLDNPKGAWRPGLFVNVEVVSEETAAPVTISADAVQNVGEKPVVFLKVDGGFIAQPVKLGRSDGKRIEVLSGLKPGMPYASTGSFVVKSELGKGSAEHTH; translated from the coding sequence ATGACAATGAACATCAGCACATCCTCCATCAGCAAAAAGCATCTCATCGCTATTGCCGTTGTCCTCGCGCTAGGGGTCGGGGCAGGAGCCTTCATCCTACAAGGCGGCGGCAAGCCCACTGCAGTCGCCGCCGAGGGCGATGGCCACGGCCACGGCAGCCATACCGAGGCCAAGGGGCACGGTGATGGAGAACACCACGGCAAAGGCGGTGAAAAAGGCCACGACGACGACAAAGGCCACGCCGATGGCGAGCACCATGAAAAGAGCCAGGCCAAGGGCCCCCACGGTGGCACAGTGTTCAAGGAAGGCGACTTCAGCCTGGAAGCATTGCTGTCCGAAGACGGTGGCGAGCCTCGGCTGCGGATCTGGCTGTCCGACAAGGACAAGCCGCTCCCCCTGAACACGGTAACGGTCACGGCAACAGTGACCCGCCCCACAGACGACAAGCAAAACCTGACGTTTGCCGCAGAAAAGGACAGCCTGGTCAGCCGCGAGATCGTCGCCGAACCCCACGCGTTCGACATCGAGATCATTGCGCAGACGGCCACCGAACCTTTCATGTTCGTGATGAGCAAGGAAGAGGGAAAGATCGAACTGACCGATGCCCAGATCAAGGCCGCCTCCATTACGGTGGACTCTGCGTCGGCAGCCAACATCAAGACGGCGCTGCTTTTGCCCGGCGAGATCCGGCTAAACGAGGACCGGACATCGCACGTGGTTCCCCGTCTGGCGGGTGTGGTGGAGAGTGTCAGCGCCAGCCTGGGCCAGGTCGTCAAAAAGGGGCAGGTTCTGGCCGCCATTGCGAGCCCGACCGCTTCGGAGCAGCGCAGCGAGCTGCAGACGGCGCAAAAGCGCCTGGCGCTGGCCAAGACCACCTACGAGCGGGAAAAGAAGCTGTGGGAGCAGAAGGTCTCCGCCGAACAGGACTACCTGCAGGCCAGGCAGGCGTTGAGCGAAGCGGAGGTCGCTGTTGCCAACGCCAATCAGAAGCTCAGTGCGCTGGGCCTGTCCACCTCGTCCGAGTCCGGACTGAACCGTATCGAACTGCGCGCGCCCTTTGACGGCATCGTCATCGAGAAGCACCTGAGTCTTGGCGAGGCCGTCAAGGAAGATGCGGCGGTGTTCACCATCTCGGACCTTGCCACGGTGTGGGCTGAGATCAATGTTCCTGCAAAGGATCTGCCGTCGGTGCGGGTGGGCGAGAAGGTCACCATCAAGGCCACCGCCTTCGATGCCTCCGCCACGGGTACTGTCGCTTTCGTGGGCGCGTTGATCGGTGAGCAGACCCGTACCGCCAAGGCCCGCGTCGTTCTTGATAACCCCAAGGGCGCCTGGCGCCCCGGCCTGTTCGTCAACGTCGAGGTGGTGTCCGAAGAAACGGCAGCGCCTGTGACCATCTCGGCCGACGCAGTCCAGAACGTCGGAGAAAAGCCCGTGGTCTTCCTCAAGGTCGACGGCGGCTTCATCGCCCAACCTGTGAAGCTGGGCCGAAGCGATGGCAAGCGCATCGAGGTCCTGTCGGGCCTCAAGCCCGGCATGCCCTACGCCTCGACAGGCAGCTTCGTCGTGAAGTCCGAACTCGGCAAGGGATCTGCCGAACACACGCACTGA
- a CDS encoding DUF4148 domain-containing protein, producing MKLKTTLIILALSAAPAFAFDASHGAQSKTREEVKAELSQALRSGDIMAGGEIGAKVSELNSGGYQLKTPVLGKTRDQVRAELEQAVRSGDMLAAGESGSRLNELQPNLYPSKMAQAGKTREQVKEELAEAIHTGDLMAAGEDGRKLNEIYPGQYHQHHAGSTAAQSGHSNGRDL from the coding sequence ATGAAACTCAAGACCACCCTCATCATCCTCGCGCTGAGCGCAGCCCCTGCATTCGCTTTCGATGCCAGCCATGGCGCCCAGTCCAAGACACGCGAGGAGGTCAAAGCCGAGCTCTCGCAAGCCCTGCGCAGCGGCGACATCATGGCCGGCGGGGAAATCGGCGCCAAAGTCAGTGAGCTCAACTCCGGTGGCTACCAGTTGAAGACCCCGGTGCTGGGCAAGACCCGGGACCAGGTGCGCGCGGAACTGGAGCAGGCTGTTCGCAGCGGTGACATGCTTGCCGCCGGGGAATCCGGATCACGGCTCAATGAACTGCAGCCCAACCTGTATCCGTCCAAGATGGCGCAAGCAGGCAAGACACGCGAGCAGGTCAAGGAGGAACTGGCAGAGGCTATCCACACCGGGGACCTGATGGCCGCCGGCGAGGACGGCCGCAAGCTCAATGAAATCTACCCTGGCCAATACCACCAGCACCACGCGGGCTCGACGGCCGCGCAATCGGGCCACTCCAATGGCCGCGATCTCTGA